From one Dysidea avara chromosome 9, odDysAvar1.4, whole genome shotgun sequence genomic stretch:
- the LOC136266165 gene encoding uncharacterized protein: MEDIIQRFYSDLVDVLPMNDAGFRAKLFSAGLLSGNLKSQIKSLPTSADKAECFLDDGINNDSTSFQKLVAVMERYSIENVKKLANHIKRVIQTHQSVSAKPQQKISNRKRKLSTETEGEDLDEFKPAVKHSDSDANGDEIDYYDKMFSGSDLDNLFVQLLDQLQLLWDNMNTFQRIKAACERTNKLPADIKRQIRDMHSLEEIITLLCNNHYCSWFEIRVLCLMAHVAENSKANRLIEAFTQSVHTRKAVEVEAFFTERYIGSVFSFLVTLKINKCGKNMSVKELLKCCQDAENFLTAIRDDDSIPPIVDIKLGKCIEVSVVLPLRYCYHAYNVYMNNFLKLRQCHIRYVQVESYPKIFAMKFSTLQNSLSLLEDVSSSNTHTLKLSPSQVISHYYTYLEDHMDADSVSHVMYCRHLLTDDDYHVISTAPNDMKMNCLLLQYVKLMNVVKLLKFCNVLKELETQKKIGDSLEASIKEVIQFSSLDASLAKDNNFRRYHLPKIKWSTRIDISNIHFEFFDLVDLLILQLSATDVLAFSVADECRSLMASNVHNIPYFNKTFLSRLNNINCYFLLKIILLPFMSWLDHSILRTLVLSSQSEVATRLLEQFNSLIDYTQPITSYPIPSPSQLMIPPDDSDYTLVATKCDCDLEEVTLQRIVDMKTLLVEKWEITEHALQLMVVHVTQRILYWMIPKCLVTVIKDKIVDTAQHELWHNGIIMISIFQTKNIETISKKFNLFCLLVKNECQNTSSHGETLDIDHNVFTQVNPLRSVAVEQSQQYNKLSQQFDMVKQQFQEERSSFEALERFRKNDLDKTKNEMETLMTTHQKLKDDYEIAKQSQQHYEESQKHLLAVQSQQYDNLLQQYKDLSKESDELQIKKSQLQDEKNEFEALAKVRENDINKMKIELSELTDNYQILKKDYEAQVKARGHYLSYLRQKDSVYPIIFYECVLYGWIQDHSKRPSAEKVNTLLQNFPSSFVNKYTMENYSFIPTITVVFTNGKQCLWAVTEFPVKQQDDPHIQLKIELSVIEQDHPSGLKFTTVEELPSSIDDKICMCQLHTSVVVGYADQLAIYDASRNTLITPYHQAVCARCTCDLWCLEVYPNNCAAIFAGQSYGNVHLLSLEDNQRPYNWVKYCYELRGEVLETMKAYWCETHVELWCSTGPDLIEILLFPVDVAECDHMQIQDNIISLPLTTTGLVVAIECCVVEDHLLVFTMAEQTSVVTCWDGHSKELIKNICLSEIVTCIRVVEPNLYIGTESGDCMSVELHSVTYDQHHINVVPHSPLERYVHCGPVQALLAAYGTLGCQGNLIRVFSSPEGEDHHGNEFRQEVACSLVLSIGRGFSSPWRSSQKYVEKNTGGPDKEEEEEMDNNLCVLIHLV; encoded by the exons ATGGAAGATATAATTCAACGTTTTTATTCAGATTTGGTTGATGTCTTACCAATGAATGATGCAGGCTTTAGAGCAAAACTTTTCTCTGCTGGCTTATTGTCTGGGAACCTCAAGAGTCAAATAAAATCATTACCAACATCAGCAGACAAGGCTGAATGCTTTCTTGATGATGGGATTAATAATGATTCTACTAGTTTTCAGAAGCTAGTTGCAGTAATGGAAAGATATAGTATTGAGAATGTTAAAAAACTGGCTAATCATATTAAAAGAGTGATTCAAACGCATCAAAGTGTATCAG CTAAGCCCCAGCAGAAAATCAGCAACAGAAAAAGAAAGTTAAGTACAGAAACTGAAG GTGAAGATCTTGATGAATTTAAACCTGCAGTAAAGCACAGTGACTCAG ATGCTAATGGTGATGAAATTGATTATTATGATAAAATGTTTAGTGGTAGTGATTTAGACAATTTGTTTGTTCAGCTCTTGGATCAGTTACAGTTGCTTTGGGATAACATGAATACCTTCCAGAGGATTAAGGCTGCTTGTGAAAGGACAAATAAACTCCCAGCAGATATCAAAAGACAGATTAGAGATATGCATTCACTGGAGGAAATTATAACTTTATTGTGTAACAATCACTACTGCAGTTGGTTTGAAATTAGAGTCTTATGTCTTATGGCACATGTTGCTGAAAATTCAAAGGCAAATCGTCTGATTGAGGCATTTACacagagtgtacatactagaaaAGCTGTGGAGGTAGAGGCTTTCTTTACTGAAAGGTACATTGGCTCAGTTTTTAGCTTCTTAGTTACACTCAAAATTAACAAATGTGGCAAAAACATGAGTGTTAAGGAATTACTTAAATGCTGTCAAGATGCAGAAAATTTTCTAACTGCAATCAGAGATGATGACTCCATTCCACCAATAGTAGATATTAAGCTGGGTAAATGTATCGAAGTCAGTGTGGTTCTCCCACTACGCTATTGTTATCATGCTTACAATGTGTACATGAACAACTTCCTTAAGCTGCGCCAGTGTCATATTCGCTATGTTCAAGTTGAGTCATACCCAAAAATTTttgcaatgaaattttctactctCCAAAACTCACTTTCGTTGCTGGAAGATGTTTCATCGtcaaatacacatacat TGAAGTTATCCCCATCACAAGTGATCAGTCATTACTACACTTACCTGGAAGATCACATGGATGCTGACTCAGTCAGTCATGTGATGTACTGTAGACACCTCCTAACTGATGATGATTATCATGTGATCTCTACTGCCCCTAATGATATGAAGATGAACTGTCTCCTGTTACAATATGTTAAACTGATGAATGTTGTTAAGCTACTGAAGTTTTGTAATGTGTTGAAGGAACTTGAAACACAGAAGAAAATAGGAGACAGCTTAGAAGCTT caATAAAAGAGGTCATTCAGTTTTCATCCCTTGACGCTTCACTTGCTAAAGACAACAATTTTAGAAGGTATCATCTACCAAAG ATTAAGTGGTCGACAAGAATTGATATCTCAAATATTCACTTTGAATTCTTTGATCTTGTGGACTTGTTGATCTTACAGTTATCAGCTACAGATGTTCTAGCTTTCAGTGTAGCTGATGAGTGTCGCAGTTTGATGGCTAGTAATGTCCATAACATTCCCTACTTCAATAAGACATTCTTGAGTAGATTAAACAATATCAATTGTTATTtcttgctaaaaataattttgttgcCTTTCATGTCATGGCTTGACCATTCCATACTGAGGACATTGGTGTTATCAAGTCAAAGTGAAGTAGCTACTAGATTACTAGAACAGTTTAACTCTCTGATAGACTACACTCAACCAATCACATCATATCCTATTCCATCACCATCTCAACTGATGATCCCACCTGATGATAGTGACTACACTTTAGTGGCTACTAAATGTGATTGTGATCTTGAAGAGGTGACCCTGCAGAGAATAGTTGACATGAAGACCTTGTTGGTAGAGAAGTGGGAGATCACTGAACATGCTCTTCAACTTATGGTGGTACATGTCACACAAAGGATTTTGTATTGGATGATTCCAAAATGTTTGGTAACTGTTATCAAAGATAAAATTGTTGATACTGCTCAGCATGAGTTATGGCATAATGGAATTATCATGATTTCAATTTTTCAAACCAAAAATATTGAAACAATTAGTAAAAAGTTTAATCTTTTCTGTTTATTGGTTAAG AATGAATGTCAGAATACATCTTCACATGGAGAGACTTTGGATATTGATCACAATGTTTTTACGCAAGTTAATCCCCTACGTTCTGTTGCTGTTGAG CAATCACAGCAATACAATAAACTGTCTCAACAATTTGACATGGTGAAACAGCAATTTCAAGAAGAAAGATCCAGCTTTGAAGCCCTAGAAAGATTTAGAAAAAATGACTTAGATAAGACCAAGAATGAGATGGAAACATTAATGACTACTCATCAAAAACTTAAGGATGATTACGAAATAGCAAAG CAATCCCAACAACATTATGAAGAATCACAAAAACATTTACTTGCTGTACAATCACAACAATACGACAATCTACTGCAACAATACAAAGATCTCTCTAAGGAATCTGATGAACTACAAATCAAAAAAAGTCAGCTTCAAGATGAGAAAAATGAATTTGAAGCTTTAGCAAAAGTCAGGGAAAATGACATAAATAAGATGAAAATTGAATTGAGTGAACTAACAGATAATTACCAAATACTTAAGAAAGATTATGAAGCTCAAGTAAAGGCAAGAGGCCATTACTTGTCATACCTCAGGCAAAAG GATTCAGTTTACCCAATTATTTTCTACGAGTGTGTGCTTTACGGCTGGATACAGGATCACTCCAAACGTCCTTCTGCTGAGAAGGTGAATACCCTGTTACAGAATTTCCCATCATCTTTTGTGAACAAATATACAATGGAGAATTATAGCTTCATTCCCACTATTACTGTAGTGTTTACCAATGGCAAACAGTGTCTGTGGGCTGTTACCGAGTTTCCTGTTAAACAACAAGATGACCCTCATATACAACTGAAGATTGAATTAAGTGTGATAGAACAAGACCACCCATCTGGATTGAAGTTCACG actgtTGAAGAGCTGCCATCTAGTATTGATGATAAAATATGCATGTGTCAGCTACACACGTCAGTGGTGGTGGGTTATGCTGACCAGTTAGCCATCTATGATGCATCTAGGAATACATTGATAACTCCCTACCATCAAGCAGTGTGTGCCAGATGTACTTGTGACCTATGGTGCTTGGAGGTGTATCCCAACAATTGTGCTGCCATATTTGCTGGACAGTCATATGGAAATGTTCATCTTTTGTCTCTAGAAGATAATCAACGTCCATACAACTGGGTAAAGTACTGCTATGAACTAAGGGGTGAAGTATTAGAGACAATGAAGGCTTACTGGTGTGAGACACATGTTGAGCTGTGGTGCAGTACAGGACCAGACCTCATAGAGATCCTGCTGTTTCCAGTAGATGTTGCCGAGTGTGATCATATGCAAATACAAGATAATATTATTTCACTACCTCTGACTACAACTGGCCTGGTGGTAGCCATTGAGTGTTGTGTAGTAGAAGATCACTTATTGGTGTTCACTATGGCTGAACAGACATCAGTGGTGACCTGTTGGGATGGCCACTCTAAGGAGCTCATCAAGAACATCTGCCTCAGTGAAATAG TTACATGCATTAGAGTGGTGGAGCCCAACTTGTACATTGGTACTGAGTCTGGTGACTGTATGTCAGTGGAGCTACATAGTGTAACATATGATCAGCACCACATAAATGTGGTACCACACTCCCCACTAGAGAGGTATGTCCATTGTGGACCAGTACAGGCTCTTCTTGCTGCATATGGCACCTTGGGTTGTCAAGGGAACTTGATAAGAGTGTTCTCAAGCCCTGAGGGTGAGGATCACCATGGAAATGAGTTCAGACAAGAAGTAGCTTGCTCGCTGGTGCTCAGTATAGGACGTGGATTCAGCAGTCCATGGAGAAGTAGTCAGAAATATGTTGAGAAGAATACAGGTGGTCCAGATaaagaagaggaagaagaaatGGATAACAATTTGTGTGTTCTAATACATCTGGTTTAG